In one Natronosalvus amylolyticus genomic region, the following are encoded:
- a CDS encoding glycosyltransferase translates to MDVLTLTNAPEAPFLQQQLEALEERGVSVTVRAVGGDPTTPQSRGPVPYLRFFRTVRAEPLAEYDLIHAHYGLTAPMALAQRQLPVVLSLWGSDVHGPVKPISRLCAPRCDEVIVMSQAMADAIDRPCRVIPDGVDIGMFEPQPREAALEAVGWSKNVANVLFPYAPDRSVKNYPRARRIVNVVRERLEKPVQLRTVSGVDHEAMVTYMNAADSLLLTSHSEGSPNSVKEAMACNLPVVAADVGDVRERLEGVEPSTVATSDEELIDGLTETLERGVRSNGRDAVREVSLEATTDSLLEVYEAVVRDGNDDDADDHPSQHRENPPRA, encoded by the coding sequence ATGGACGTTCTCACCCTCACCAACGCTCCCGAGGCCCCGTTTTTACAACAACAACTCGAGGCGCTCGAGGAACGGGGTGTGTCAGTGACGGTTCGAGCTGTCGGCGGCGACCCAACGACGCCCCAGTCTCGAGGCCCGGTGCCCTATCTTCGATTCTTCCGAACCGTCAGAGCGGAGCCCCTAGCCGAATACGATCTGATTCACGCCCACTACGGACTCACCGCACCGATGGCACTCGCCCAACGACAGCTCCCGGTGGTGCTCTCGCTGTGGGGATCCGACGTGCACGGCCCTGTCAAGCCAATCAGTCGTCTGTGTGCACCACGCTGTGACGAGGTGATCGTCATGTCACAGGCGATGGCCGATGCCATCGACAGGCCGTGTCGAGTGATTCCCGATGGTGTCGACATCGGAATGTTCGAACCCCAACCACGGGAGGCAGCACTCGAGGCGGTAGGCTGGTCAAAAAACGTGGCGAACGTCCTGTTTCCCTACGCGCCTGATCGGTCGGTGAAGAACTACCCGCGTGCCCGTCGTATTGTGAACGTCGTCAGGGAACGCCTCGAGAAACCGGTCCAACTACGAACCGTCTCGGGCGTCGACCACGAAGCGATGGTCACGTACATGAACGCAGCTGATTCCCTGCTGTTGACCTCACACAGCGAGGGCTCACCCAACTCGGTCAAAGAAGCGATGGCCTGTAACCTGCCGGTCGTCGCAGCCGACGTGGGCGACGTTCGTGAACGCCTCGAGGGAGTCGAGCCATCGACGGTGGCGACGAGCGACGAGGAACTGATCGACGGTCTCACGGAGACACTCGAGCGTGGGGTTCGATCGAACGGCCGAGACGCGGTCCGGGAGGTAAGCCTCGAGGCGACCACCGATTCGCTGTTGGAGGTGTACGAGGCAGTCGTCCGTGACGGGAACGACGATGACGCGGACGATCACCCGTCACAACACAGGGAAAATCCACCTCGAGCGTAG